The Lycium barbarum isolate Lr01 chromosome 4, ASM1917538v2, whole genome shotgun sequence nucleotide sequence TTCTTTCGTATACCCACAAACCAAAGCTCTCATATACCCTCAAGATCTCATTACCCATGACTTCGTTTTCGATTTTTCACCATTACCGTCTCCAATTTTGagaaggtgcaaatatacccctcgatTTTgcgaaaaggtgcaaatatatcctAATAATgacttttattttaattaaaaaaattccaTCAGTAAAAAATGTATATTTGCAGCAATTGTGTGACGGCGGGGTATATATGTACTACTTTTTTAATGagagtatatctgctctaaattatAAAAttgagggtatatttgcaccctTTTCCTAATTTATATAGCTTAGATCATTTTTTGGTATACAAAATAATAGAGCAATTTAAATGTTTGGGCTAATAGCACTTTGGTCCCTAAATTATTGATAAATACTAattgtgatccttataatattTGATTAAGCACATTTAGCCTTCCATTAATAGAGATGTTCACTTTTAATCCCCTTGCTTGTGAATATCCACGATTTGTTCATAATTATTTATCGCTCCGCCACTTAATTATCCATTCATTATTTTAAGCTTATACTGTTACTTCATATTTGACTgtaatattgttctaaaaatagTTCAAATACAACAAACTTGTTACATAAAGTGACTAAAAACATCACATTTGGGTTAATTAAAGGTTAAAAATGTGTTAGATATCACAAGAACCTAATTAGAATATACCTACAAATGAGGGACCAAAAATACAGTATACATTTCCTTGAGTTGGTTATATTCCCCGCCAAAAGCAGTTAATATTAGTTATTCCTTAAACTCTGTGTATCTACAACGGATTTCTGTGTAATCAAGAATTtaatcatcttcatcttcatttcTTTCGTATACCCACAAACCAAAGCTCTCATATACCCTCAAGATCTCATTACCCATGACTTCGTTTTCGATTTTTCACCATTACCGTCTCCAATTTTGAgaaggtgcaaatatactcctCGATTTTgcgaaaaggtgcaaatatatcctAATAATGACTTTTATTTTAATTAGAAATATTCCGTcagtaaaaaatatatatttgcagcAATTGTGTGACGGCGGGGTATATATGTACTACTTTTCTGACGagagtatatctgctctaaattatAAAATTGAGGGTATATTAGCACCCTTTTCCTAATTTATATAGCTTAAATCATTTCTTGGTATACAAAATAATAGGGCAATTTAAATGTTTGGGCTAATAGCACTTTGGTCCCTAAATTATTGATAAATACTAattgtgatccttataatattTGATTAAGCACATTTAGCCTTCCATTAATAGAGATGTTCACTTTTAATCCCCTTGTGAATATCCACGATTTGTTCATAATTATTTATCGCTCCGCCACTTAATTACCCATttattattttaagcttataCTGTTACTTTATATTTGACGgtaatattgttctaaaaatagTTCAAATACAACAAACTTGTTACATAAAATGACTAAAAACATCACATTTGGGTTAATTAAAGGTTAAAAATGTGTCAGATATCAGAAGAACCTAATTAGAATATACCTACAAATGAGGGACCAAAAATACAGTATACATTTCCTTGAGTTGGTTATATTCCCCGCCAAAAGCAGTTAATATTAGTTATTCCTTAAACTCTGTGTATCTACAATGGATTTCTGTGTAATCAAGAATCtaatcatcttcatcttcatttcTTTCGTATACCCACAAACCAAAGCTCTCATTTACCCTCAAGAACTCATTACCCATGATTCTATTTCGCCATTTTCGTCTCCTCTTGTTCCGGCATTGTTTGTTATAGGTGATTCTTCAGTTGATTGTGGGACGAACAACTTTCTTGGGACTTTTGCACGTGCTGATAGGCTTCCTTATGGTCGTGATTTTGATACACATCAACCTACTGGACGCTTTTGTAATGGAAGAATACCTGTCGATTATCTtggtaattcattttttttttcttgagaatATTCAATTGGGTTAGTGAAAATGCTGAGAATTTTTCCAATTGGGTTAGCGAAAATGATGAGAATTTTTTCAACTGGGTTAGTGAAAATGTTGAGAGTTTTCAATTGTATTAGTGAAATTTTTAATAAATCAATTCCGTTAGTGAAATGTTGAGAATTTATCAATTGGGTTATTGAGATTTTCTTCAATTGGGTTAGTGAGACTTGTAAGGTTgcgatttttcaaaaaaaaaaaaatcaattgggATAGTGACATTTGTGAATAAGCTGAGAATTTTGTGACTGTTACATGTTTGATTAATTGTCTGTGAGATTAATGATTCAACTTTCTATGAAATGTTTTATGGATCTTTTGCTGttaatttcttgattttgtttcaATTGGGTTAGTGAAATTTGTGAAAATGTTTGAGAATTTGTCAATTGGGTTAGTGAAATTTTGATAAAAATGTTGAGAATTTTGTGAATTGGGTTAGTGAGAAAAATGTTGAGAAAGTATCAATTGGGTTAATGAAATTTGTGATAATGTTGAGAATGTTTTCAATTGAGTTTGTGATATTTGTGAAAAGTTAGAACTTATCAATTGGCTTTGTGAGATTTGTGAAAATGTTGAGAATTTTTTGGATTGGGTTATAGTGAGATTTGTGTCTGACAAGTGTTTGGTTAATTGTCTGTGAGAAAAATGATTCTACTTTCTTGTCTTATTAAACTATTCAGACTCAAAATTTTGTACATTCTTGATTTTCTTAAGGAATTTTGGGGAAAGATTGCTAATTTTCCACTTTTATATCAGCAATGCGTCTCGGGTTACCATTTGTGCCTAGTTATCTAGGGCAGGCTGGTTCAATCGAAGACATGATTCTTGGTGTTAATTATGCTTCTGCTGGTGCTGGAATTATTTTCTCTAGTGGCTCTGAATTGGTATATTTTCCTTTCTGTTTTGACCAACATTAATGATTAATTTTGTGTTTAGATTAGTGCTTAAACTAGATTATTATTTATGCAGGGTCAGCATATCTCACTTGCACAGCAAATAGAGCAGGTTACTGATACTTTTCAGCAATTTATAGTGAATATTGGTGAGGAAGCAACAACTAATCTGATATCAAGTTCTGTGTTCTACATTTCCATCGGGTCCAACGACTATATTCACTACTATCTCCTGAACGTATCCGATGTTCAAACTGTTTACCTGCCATGGAGTTTCAACCAGTTCTTAGCACAGTCGATAAAACAGGAGATTAAGGTGAGTGATCTATTTGATCTTGATACCTACTTCATTATGCAATTGTGTTTCTGTGATCATATAATTTCGTCAACATTTTTCTTGTGTAAATATTGAATTTTTCTACCATTCAGATGGACGCCTACTTGTTCACTTTGTTTAAAATAAGCTGCAAGGAGCAAGCTTCTCTAAAGGAGCTCAACAAAATCACTAGATAGATCAAACTTTGAGAAGTAACTTTTCACGAGTATTTTGTACTATATAAATCCCCGTCAGTTTATACAAAAGGAAAAACAAGATAGATTTCTGCCAATTTAATCTTTCCAATATGAAGCTAAAGAGTCTACTTTACACTCTGCTATAAGAGAGAACTATGGTATTCTAACAGATAAGCCAATTTCCTAGAATGATAGGAATACAATGCTATGACAATCTATCTATAGGAACCGAAGATAGATTCTAGAAATCTAGTCGGAAGGATGGAGAGGTCCTAACTGCTGTTAGACATGTGGGAAGACCTTTGACGTTTGTGTTGAAAGCCATTGGAGCAATAAAGGGAAGACTACTTGTTAGTAAAAAATTAGCTATATCGATTCAGGAAATATAACTTGAGTATCACCTAGATTTCTCCTAGATTACTTGGATCTTAGATTACATTACTTACTTTTGGCACTTTTTCCTGAGGCATTTAATTATTTTTGCCTCCTTGGATTGTTAAACTTTGTTAGATGATTCAATACTCAGTGATTAACTGTTGTCATAGTGAAGTTCATTGCCTATAACCTTATTAATTAGTTCACACTCCCCTATGGATCTACATTGCTTCCGAGATAATTTAGTTCAACGTGCAGAAACACAATACTGTTTAAGGCTTTTTGTTCATAAATTTATCTAATATGTATGTTTATACTGGTGGAACAGAACTTGTACAATGCCAATGTAAGAAAAGTGGTTGTAATGGGACTGGCTCCGATAGGCTGTGCACCTTACTACTTATGGCTATACCATAGCAAGAACGGGGAGTGTGTGGAAACCATAAATGACATGATATTGGAGTTCAACTTTAACGTGAGATATATGGTTGCTGAACTTAACGAGGAGCTTGTTGGTGCCACCGTCATTTTCTGTGATGCATTTGAAGGTTCAATGGACATTATTCAGAATCACGATCATTATGGTAAGACGATGCATATGATCTATAAAGATTCATTTGATTGGACGCATCAAATCTAACGCTGTTTGCTTTTCACTATAGGTTTCAATGTGACAGATGAGGCATGTTGTGGTTTAGGCGAATACAAAGGCTGGATCATGTGCATTACTCCTGAAATGGCCTGCAGTAATGCCTCGAGCCATATCTGGTGGGATCAATTTCATCCCACTGATGCTGTCAACGCGATCCTCGCTGAAAATGTCTGGTCCAGCCTACATACGCCTATGTGCTACCCGATGAACTTGCAGGACATGTTAGCTAAAAGCACCAGATAGTTGGACCAAAAGACATTACAATTTCTGAATATATGACATCTGAATAATCTGTATAGAATATTTTTTGACTTACTGAATAGTATGACCACACTGTATAGTTGGTGCAGCAATTCTTTGTGTTTCATTTTTTGGTATTACATACATATAGCTGTGATATGTCTGCAATGACAAAACTTGTTCCGTCATTTTACTGTAATGACGAAATTCTTGTTCTGTCAGTTTTTTCAAGTCATTAGTTAGAAGTATGTTTCAGCTTAAGTATTTCTTAACTTGCCGGGGGATAAGGCCTATAAACCAACTAATAGGTGCAAATTTGTAATAAGAGGAATCTTCGCAGCATATATTTATCATACTAAGAGTCAAATATAGCCCAGAACAGTATAAGTCATCCAGCCTATTTAGACTTGGACAATTTGGGCCAAGAAATTTATATTGATGGGTCAAGTAGGAATATCCAATAGTCCAAATGACTCTTTTGTTTAGTTTATTATGTATATTTTTTTCTGCATTTTCACACATCCTTTCTAtgaggaaggaaaaaaaaaaggtcatttTGTTTTGGTAGTTAAACAAATTATAACTATCAAAACGTTTTCTTTGTCAACTTGATTGGAATTCACGTGTAGCTGTTGACGGGTTATATTATATGACTTGTTGCTTAACTTAATCTATCCAACTCATCTTGGCCAATGATAGTCCAGTTATAATTTAGTTATCAGTTTTGATCCATCTTAACTCAACCTTGTTGTCTACACTCTAAAAATCACAAAGAGATATAAAAATTTAccatttcatacctattttacccttattattaattattgggttGGAAAGTTCAAGGAACTATTAGTGGTCGCAAAATTATAAAGtatgtttatgttttattgaTTTCAATTATTAGATGACTTAGTAATAATTAGGGGTGACATACTACAGTTATCATTCTACTTATGGCTCCTTAAAGAGTGGAGTACAATGGTCCCGTTGTACAAGAACGAGGGTGATATTCAGAGTTGCAATAACTATAGGGGTATCAAGTTGATAAGCCACATTATGAAAGTCTGGGAGAGGGTGGTCGAGATGAGGATGAGGAGGGATATGTCGATATccgagaaccagtttggattcatgccggagtgATCGACTACGGAAGCTATTCATCTTGtcaggagattggtggagcagtataagGACAAAAGGAGAGACTTACACATGGTGTTCATTGACCTGGAGAAGGCATATGATAAAGTCCCTCGGGAGGTACTTTGGAGATGCTCGGAGACTAGAGGTGTGTTTGTGGCCTACATCAGGCTATTAAAGACATGTACGAAGGTCAAAACCCGGATTAGGACAATGGGAGGTGATTCAAAACACTTTCCAGtcgtgatggggttgcatcatgGATCAACCCTTAGCCCATTTCTACTAGCCTTAATGATGGTGAATTGACATGACATATTCCGGaggaggtgccatggtgtatatTATTTGTAGAGGACATAGTTCTGATTGATGAGACGCGTAGTGGAATTAACGATACGTTGGAAGCTTGAAGAACGACCCTAAAATCTAAAGGTTTCAGGTTAAGCACGACTAAGACTGtaataactcttttttttttttttttaaataagggtttgtttggtaatttttttctaaaaggaattaaaaagaagatagaaaagaaggaatttagtgggccaagcccaaaaagaaaagaaaaataaaataaaaaggaagggTTGAAGCCCaaatttgaaagaaaagagaagaatgatttaaaaagaaaaaggaaacctATGTAACAGAAGCAAAAAAGGCAGAAGCAACAGAAAAATAcgcagagaaagaaaagaaaagggagggataaaaagagaggaaaagaaagagaaaaacagGGATTTTCAACcctaatcatcaaggtaatgcttctaatcttttatttaagtttattaagtaattatgggtgaatttttgtggagaaaacatggggatattttgaggaattgagaaagtttagctctagggttcttcaaccaaaatcattgatttgaaagggcaaatagcgtcggattttagacttctatatatcgttggaatcctctcgttaaggcctttccgaaaacataagtcttgtcgggttttgaacacattgaccagagggcgttttcgtcctttaaaatttgactttaactgtttaagcctctaaaaatataaaagtggtttaccctaagggttttgaccattctaaatccgtttttgtatagtttgaggcaatccggagactcgagaatgcagttttgatttattgagaagtgtgcttgaattgtgaatttgaggtaagtgagactttaagctttgggtacttgctttttaaaacccattttaaaaatatgttttgtctatctggtccatgtgttggggcgagcgtgtgcttggcagaatcagtggtccttaaggccaaccgcacatactttattttcaaataatccaaaactctctttataaattattttgtgatgtgatataggtgtgagccatgatattggggcattgtgtatacttcccttagcattgtgtatgattcttgattatattggggcattgtgtatgcttcactactaaaaaaaggggCGTTTTCGACCAAAAAAAATCGACCACGCGCGGTcgaaaaatcaagaatttaatttttattttattttcagtagGATTTCGACCACACGGGGTcgattttttaaaatgaaaatataatttcgaccacgtgtggtcgaaattaaattttgtataaataataaatgggaaacgtttaattttaaaaaaaaaaaacaattttcgaccacatgtggtcgaaaattgaCCACATTTATATCACATCTGGTCTTTACTTTTCAATTGaagatttttctttctctctctttcctctctccctctcctctctACCCACACCACCAGCCCAGACCCTCAACCCACCGCCTTCCGACCACGCCAGTCCACCGTCGGCGGCGCAACCCATTATTTTCaggtacgttttttttttttccaatgtcaTGAACACTTACCAATACATAACAATCTCATGTTATTAGCTACATTACCTTCTATATTTAGTAGATTTGATAACTTTATTTAGTGTTCAATATTTGTTTTAGGTTTTAtattatgttattttttttttggattttgaattgaaattgaatgttaTTCTTTGGGCTGTTTTGGTCCCTTTTTTTGGGACTATTTTGATTCTTTATTTATGtgctatttatttatttgttgacATTCAGATTTATGGTGATTTCCGAAAGGAATTTATGATATTATTGTGTATAATCTACAGACGCTAGAATAGCTTGAAGCATTTGTTGTTTTCGAATTATCAAAAGAAAGAAACTTTGCAATGTTTTCGCGGAGGATGCTCGTAGTTTAGTTGCTTAATAAGAGTCAGTGTACCTAGCACTGTTTCCTCTTTCTTCTTGGGGAACTTAGATGAAAACCTCATGAATTTGGAGATACATTATATTAGAATGTTGAACTGTTATCTTGTGCAAAGTATTATGACAAGCTATTCCATGAAGTTGTGAGAAAGAGTGAAGAGCGTAGACTTAGAGACGCTACAGGAGCAGCAATGAATCTGTTTGGAACTGATTTATGCTAGTAGATCTACAACACTCTTGATAAGATGATTGATGAAATTTGTAGGGAGAGGAAGAATGATCGGCATGTTGTATTCATTGACCATAGAAGTGCATACAAACTGGCCCAAACACCATGATTATTTTAACGTCCTTTGTAGGCGCTGGAGAAAAGAATCTCTGTCAAATATATAAATGTCACAAAGGATTTTTAAGATTAAGAAGCTGTCACAAGTGTGAGAACTGTGGTAGGAGATATATGTTTACCTTAGTTATGGATGAACTACCTAATAGTTTACAAGTTGAGGCATATTGCATGTTGTTGTAGACTATTGATAAACTAGTAAGCATGTCAACCAAAAGCTTGAAATTGTGGAGAATCAATCTAGAGATTAAGGGTCTTAAGAT carries:
- the LOC132638049 gene encoding GDSL esterase/lipase At1g71691, with the translated sequence MDFCVIKNLIIFIFISFVYPQTKALIYPQELITHDSISPFSSPLVPALFVIGDSSVDCGTNNFLGTFARADRLPYGRDFDTHQPTGRFCNGRIPVDYLAMRLGLPFVPSYLGQAGSIEDMILGVNYASAGAGIIFSSGSELGQHISLAQQIEQVTDTFQQFIVNIGEEATTNLISSSVFYISIGSNDYIHYYLLNVSDVQTVYLPWSFNQFLAQSIKQEIKNLYNANVRKVVVMGLAPIGCAPYYLWLYHSKNGECVETINDMILEFNFNVRYMVAELNEELVGATVIFCDAFEGSMDIIQNHDHYGFNVTDEACCGLGEYKGWIMCITPEMACSNASSHIWWDQFHPTDAVNAILAENVWSSLHTPMCYPMNLQDMLAKSTR